The sequence CGCTCTTTTTACTGTAAAACCGCTTATGAATATTCCCCTTGGATTTTTCCTGCTGCCAAAATTTCTCAAACTGACGGGCTTCTTTCGCCGATAGATTTTCCGTTATTGACTCTTTAAATCCATTCAAGATTTGGCCTATGCAATTGCCGATTTCTTTTTCCCTAACTGCCTCAGGAGATAGAATAGAGTGAACGAGATTGGTGATAATTTTTTCATCCACTTGACCTAAAATAGGATTCTGTTTAGCTAACTCCCGGCCTTCCTTTTCTAAAAAAGGCATAAAAGTTTTTAAAAATGAATCCTTATCATTATAAACGGTCATAATTTTCCCCTTAAAAGCAATATTACAAAATCAAAACAAATATTAAATTAAATTACAAATTAACACACCAAAAATAAATACAAACATTCATTAAAAAACCACAAAACAATAACATATTGTATTTATAAACAATTTTCAATTGTATAAAAAAGAGATAAAGAAATTAAAAATTTTAAGTGAATAGTGAATTAAGAGCGTCTAAAAGGGTATATTAAAAATGGGGCTTGAATGGCAGGAAGCTTTATCTCCTATTCATTCTTTACTCTTTATACCTGAGAAATTATAATTCTTTTCTTATTCCATTAAAAAAACAATTCTCGCCCTAATGATGAAGGAGCAGTATGAAATATCCCATTCCTCCCGGCGTTTTTGACATTCTCCCCCAAGACAGCCACGAGCCCTGGAAAAGCATGTATTTATGGTCATATGTCGAGCAGATCATTCGCGATACGGCCCGCGATTATGGCTATCAAGAAATTCGCACCCCTCTTTTTGAGCGTACAGAGCTTTTTCAGCGCAGTGTGGGAGAAACAACCGATATTGTCTCCAAGGAAATGTATACCTTTGAGGACAAAGGTGGACGCTCCATGTCTTTACGTCCGGAGGGCACAGCGCCGGCCATGCGGGCCTTTATCGAGCATCAGCTCTATACGACAGCACCTATTCACAAGCTGTTTTATATTGCTCCCATGTTTCGCTATGAGCGAACGCAGGCAGGCAGGTACCGCCAGCATCATCAATTCGGAACAGAGGCGATTGGAAATGACTCACCCGAGCAGGATGCCGAGATTATTGATTTGCTTTATACTCTTTATCAGCGCCTGGGATTAAAAAATTTAAGCTTAAATATTAATTCAATCGGCGATCCTGCCAGCCGCCAAGCGTTCAGGCAAGCCTTGAAAGATTATTTGCAGCCTCATTTATCCGCCCTGTCCCCCGACAGCCAAAACCGATTTGAGGTCAATCCTTTGCGCATTTTGGACTCCAAAGATCCGCGCGATCGGGAGATTGTCGCCCACGCGCCTTCGATCTTAGATTTTTTAAGCGAAGAAGCCCGCGGACATTTTGAAGACCTAAAGAAATTGCTGGCTCAATTAAAGATCCCTTTTCAGGTCAATCCTCTGCTTGTGCGCGGCTTGGACTATTATAATAAGACCGTATTTGAAGTCGTCGCGGGCGAGCTAGGCGCGCAAAATAGCATTGGAGGAGGCGGACGTTACGATGGGCTTATTCAAACGCTTGGAGGCCCCGATCTCCCCTCAATTGGATTCGGAACGGGAATCGAGCGCATTATTCAAACGATGATCAACCAAAAAGCGCCCCTTCCCAAACCCGAACATCCCATTCTCTTTTTGGTCGCTTTGGGGGATGAAGCCAAAAAGGTGTGTTTTAATTTGCTGCATCAATTGCGCCAGCAAGGCATTCCTTCTCAGTTAGACTTCAGTAGTAAAAAAGTCGGAAAAGCTCTGCAATACGCCGATCAAGTGGGAGCCACCTATGTTGCCGTGGTTGGGGATCAAGAAATCGAGCGTCAAGAACTTGACCTCAAAGAAATGGCAACAGGAAAAAAGACCAAAATAGCCTTTGAAGAGCTCATTCCAACGCTAAAATTGGAAAAACAAGGCCAAGCGTTTGTTCAACTATGGGAAGACTTATCGGCTCCGTTGGCAACAGAGCGTCAGAGCCAATTTTTCGCTGAAAAATTAAAAGTTTCTTTGGAACAGGCGAAGAATCTGATCGCTCCCCATTCCTGACAGCAACGAGAAATGAATAAATATTTGGAAAAAATGCATATGTTTGATTATCGCAGAACCCACGACTGTGGGACTTTACGCAAAGAAGATATT comes from Candidatus Protochlamydia phocaeensis and encodes:
- the hisS gene encoding histidine--tRNA ligase, translated to MKYPIPPGVFDILPQDSHEPWKSMYLWSYVEQIIRDTARDYGYQEIRTPLFERTELFQRSVGETTDIVSKEMYTFEDKGGRSMSLRPEGTAPAMRAFIEHQLYTTAPIHKLFYIAPMFRYERTQAGRYRQHHQFGTEAIGNDSPEQDAEIIDLLYTLYQRLGLKNLSLNINSIGDPASRQAFRQALKDYLQPHLSALSPDSQNRFEVNPLRILDSKDPRDREIVAHAPSILDFLSEEARGHFEDLKKLLAQLKIPFQVNPLLVRGLDYYNKTVFEVVAGELGAQNSIGGGGRYDGLIQTLGGPDLPSIGFGTGIERIIQTMINQKAPLPKPEHPILFLVALGDEAKKVCFNLLHQLRQQGIPSQLDFSSKKVGKALQYADQVGATYVAVVGDQEIERQELDLKEMATGKKTKIAFEELIPTLKLEKQGQAFVQLWEDLSAPLATERQSQFFAEKLKVSLEQAKNLIAPHS